A genomic window from Salvia miltiorrhiza cultivar Shanhuang (shh) chromosome 5, IMPLAD_Smil_shh, whole genome shotgun sequence includes:
- the LOC131025055 gene encoding ethylene-responsive transcription factor ERF118-like, translated as MAEPRKSISSNRETLIRKPRIKPPSTKPMRRVRIVCSDPYATDSSDDEAAAKRVKRIVREVCFPIGAAAPKTPDSESCSIQESSSGGGERKTRSNSLSSASGKYRGVRQRKWGKWAAEIRDPVKQKRVWLGTYNTAEEASQAYELKRLEFEALAGNADGKTVYSMVVTERPAPLVSVSASEDSSTGSVVSHTSPPSVDSSNSTDLAVEAAVKFEDVVLDDELAALARIGEEIELEFELDSLMMVDDDDIVFGLDDLPICGFDSADQGGALPDFDFDFNCAEAVSWMDEAATVPLMGGAAVAAPLNIACP; from the coding sequence atggcagaGCCTCGGAAATCAATTTCTTCGAACCGTGAAACCCTAATTAGAAAGCCGAGAATCAAGCCTCCTTCCACCAAACCGATGCGGCGAGTCCGAATCGTCTGCAGCGACCCTTACGCCACCGATTCCTCCGACGACGAGGCGGCGGCGAAGAGGGTCAAACGCATTGTCCGGGAAGTCTGCTTCCCGATCGGCGCAGCAGCGCCGAAAACCCCTGATTCGGAGAGCTGCTCTATTCAGGAGAGCAGCAGTGGCGGCGGCGAGAGGAAGACTAGGAGCAACAGCTTGAGCTCTGCGTCGGGGAAATACAGAGGCGTGCGCCAACGGAAGTGGGGGAAGTGGGCTGCGGAGATCCGCGATCCGGTGAAGCAGAAGCGGGTGTGGCTGGGTACCTACAACACCGCCGAGGAGGCGTCGCAGGCCTACGAGCTCAAGCGGTTGGAATTCGAGGCATTGGCCGGCAATGCTGACGGCAAGACTGTTTACTCCATGGTTGTTACCGAGCGGCCTGCACCCCTCGTCTCCGTCTCCGCATCGGAGGATTCGAGTACTGGGAGTGTGGTTTCCCATACGTCTCCTCCATCCGTCGACTCCTCGAACTCGACGGACTTGGCAGTTGAGGCGGCGGTTAAGTTCGAGGATGTCGTCCTCGACGACGAGCTGGCCGCATTGGCGCGAATCGGGGAGGAGATCGAGCTGGAATTCGAGCTCGACTCGCTCATGATGGTGGACGACGACGACATCGTGTTTGGCCTCGATGATCTCCCCATCTGCGGGTTTGACTCGGCTGATCAGGGCGGGGCATTGCCGGATTTCGACTTCGATTTCAACTGCGCGGAGGCGGTGTCGTGGATGGACGAGGCAGCGACGGTGCCGTTGATGGGAGGAGCAGCAGTGGCAGCACCCCTCAATATAGCATGCCCATAA